From the Phoenix dactylifera cultivar Barhee BC4 chromosome 10, palm_55x_up_171113_PBpolish2nd_filt_p, whole genome shotgun sequence genome, one window contains:
- the LOC103708601 gene encoding ATP-dependent (S)-NAD(P)H-hydrate dehydratase-like, translating to CGSGAPPRCVEQFSSAQGARPWIWNINFSLGKVALIGGCQEYTGAPYFAVISALKIGADISHVFCTKDATVGNSITIIKSYSPELIVHPVLEESYGVRDDEKASVFGKVVGEVTKWMQRFDCLLVGPGLGRDTFLLVYFQMEEFLLKKKSYRLYACLMPQIPSSIMFYLQLCSASGPCLCLYHRALIYIYFSLSNPMVLGCIAASALLRKSAALAFASKKRATLTTDIIECLGRSLEDICPAE from the exons TGTGGAAGTGGTGCTCCTCCAAGGTGCGTAGAACAATTTTCAAGTGCTCAAGGTGCTCGTCCATGGATCTGGAATATAAATTTTTCTTTAGGGAAGGTAGCACTTATTGGTGGGTGCCAGGAGTATACAGGTGCTCCATATTTTGCTGTTATATCAGCCTTGAAAATT GGTGCAGACATATCTCATGTTTTTTGTACAAAAGATGCTactgttggaaatt ctataacaataataaaaagcTATAGTCCTGAGTTAATTGTGCACCCTGTTTTAGAAGAATCATATGGAGTAAG GGATGATGAGAAAGCATCAGTTTTTGGTAAGGTTGTTGGTGAAGTTACAAAGTGGATGCAAAGGTTTGATTGCCTTCTTGTTGGTCCAGGTCTCGGAAGAGACACATTTCTTCTGGTATATTTCCAAATGGAAGAATTTCTACTAAAGAAAAAGTCCTACAGACTGTACGCTTGT CTTATGCCACAAATACCTTCGTCAATAATGTTTTATTTGCAGTTATGTTCTGCTTCTGGTCCTTGTTTGTGTTTATATCATCGAGctctaatttatatttattttagtttgTCCAATCCAATGGTGCTTGGGTGCATTGCTGCTTCTGCGCTACTAAGGAAATCTGCAGCACTTGCTTTCGCATCCAAGAAACGAGCAACCCTGACAACAGATATTATTGAGTGCTTGGGTAGGAG CCTGGAGGACATATGCCCGGCCGAATGA
- the LOC103708602 gene encoding inositol transporter 1-like isoform X2: MALVGAMIGAAGGGWVNDAYGRKRATLLADVVFTIGSLVMCAAPDPYVLIFGRLLVGLGVGIASVTAPVYIAEASPTEIRGGLVGTNVLMITGGQFLSYLVNLAFTEVPGTWRGMLGVAAVPAIIQFFLMLLLPESPRWLYLKNDKAKAIAVLAKIYDPDRLEEEIDMLAAASDDEVQPEKSVSYFDVFRVKEMRLAFFAGAGLQAFQQFTGINTVMYYSPTIVQMAGFSSNQLALLLSLIVAATNAAGTVVGIYLIDRCGRRLLALTSLSGVIISLLILSGAFFLQSTSLCGLHTLHGNCGTSLGWFAVVGLALYIGFFSPGMGPVPWAVNSEIYPEAYRGVCGGMSATVNWMSNLIVAQTFLTVVSAVGTAGTFLIIAGVAVVAFVFVALFVPETKGLTFEQVERLWRERAWGSDGSRQSLLAAEA, encoded by the exons ATGGCATTAGTAGGAGCTATGATTGGAGCTGCTGGGGGTGGGTGGGTAAATGATGCATACGGACGCAAGAGGGCTACTCTTCTTGCTGATGTGGTCTTCACCATCGGATCACTTGTTATGTGTGCTGCTCCAGACCCGTATGTCCTCATATTTGGAAGGCTCCTTGTTGGTTTGGGTGTTGGCATAGCATCTGTCACTGCTCCAGTTTATATTGCTGAAGCATCTCCCACAGAGATTAGAGGAGGTCTTGTGGGCACGAATGTACTCATGATCACTGGCGGACAGTTCCTCTCGTACCTTGTAAATCTCGCTTTTACAGAG GTTCCTGGGACTTGGCGCGGGATGCTTGGAGTTGCTGCAGTGCCAGCCATTATTCAGTTCTTTCTAATGCTATTACTTCCTGAATCACCACGCTGGCTTTATCTGAAG AATGATAAAGCTAAAGCTATTGCTGTGCTTGCAAAAATCTATGACCCTGACCGTTTAGAGGAGGAGATTGATATGCTTGCTGCTGCTTCCGATGATGAAGTTCAGCCTGAGAAGTCTGTCAGTTACTTTGATGTTTTCAGAGTCAAGGAAATGAGACTTGCATTTTTTGCAGGAGCTGGCCTTCAG GCTTTCCAACAGTTCACTGGGATCAACACAGTTATGTACTACAGCCCCACCATTGTCCAGATGGCTGGTTTCTCTTCCAACCAACTTGCACTGCTCCTCTCCCTTATTGTTGCAGCTACGAATGCCGCTGGGACCGTTGTTGGAATCTATCTCATTGACCGTTGCGGCAGACGCCTTTTGGCTCTCACCAGCTTGTCAGGTGTCATCATCTCCCTTCTCATACTCTCCGGGGCATTCTTTCTGCAGTCCACCAGTCTCTGTGGTCTGCACACGCTCCATGGCAACTGCGGGACCAGCCTCGGGTGGTTTGCAGTTGTAGGCCTGGCTCTATACATTGGCTTCTTCTCCCCGGGCATGGGCCCCGTACCATGGGCGGTGAACTCAGAGATCTATCCGGAGGCCTATCGTGGTGTGTGTGGGGGCATGTCGGCCACTGTAAATTGGATGTCCAACCTGATTGTGGCGCAGACATTCCTCACGGTTGTGTCTGCTGTTGGGACTGCAGGAACCTTTTTGATCATTGCTGGAGTTGCAGTGGTGGCATTCGTCTTTGTGGCACTCTTTGTGCCGGAGACTAAGGGCTTGACCTTCGAGCAGGTGGAGAGGTTGTGGAGGGAGAGGGCGTGGGGTAGTGATGGTAGTCGGCAAAGCCTCCTCGCAGCCGAGGCTTGA
- the LOC103708602 gene encoding inositol transporter 1-like isoform X1: MTILSMAGSSGALDPLPKRKMSYFSNRYVVGLTVTAGIGGLLFGYDTGVISGALLYIRDDFKVVSENSFLQETIVSMALVGAMIGAAGGGWVNDAYGRKRATLLADVVFTIGSLVMCAAPDPYVLIFGRLLVGLGVGIASVTAPVYIAEASPTEIRGGLVGTNVLMITGGQFLSYLVNLAFTEVPGTWRGMLGVAAVPAIIQFFLMLLLPESPRWLYLKNDKAKAIAVLAKIYDPDRLEEEIDMLAAASDDEVQPEKSVSYFDVFRVKEMRLAFFAGAGLQAFQQFTGINTVMYYSPTIVQMAGFSSNQLALLLSLIVAATNAAGTVVGIYLIDRCGRRLLALTSLSGVIISLLILSGAFFLQSTSLCGLHTLHGNCGTSLGWFAVVGLALYIGFFSPGMGPVPWAVNSEIYPEAYRGVCGGMSATVNWMSNLIVAQTFLTVVSAVGTAGTFLIIAGVAVVAFVFVALFVPETKGLTFEQVERLWRERAWGSDGSRQSLLAAEA; the protein is encoded by the exons ATGACGATCCTGTCAATGGCGGGGAGCTCGGGGGCGCTGGACCCATTGCCGAAGAGGAAAATGTCGTACTTTAGCAATCGGTATGTGGTTGGGCTCACGGTGACTGCTGGAATTGGAGGATTGCTCTTTGGTTATGACACAG GTGTCATATCTGGCGCACTTCTGTACATCCGTGATGATTTTAAGGTGGTCAGTGAAAACAGTTTTTTACAG GAAACAATTGTAAGCATGGCATTAGTAGGAGCTATGATTGGAGCTGCTGGGGGTGGGTGGGTAAATGATGCATACGGACGCAAGAGGGCTACTCTTCTTGCTGATGTGGTCTTCACCATCGGATCACTTGTTATGTGTGCTGCTCCAGACCCGTATGTCCTCATATTTGGAAGGCTCCTTGTTGGTTTGGGTGTTGGCATAGCATCTGTCACTGCTCCAGTTTATATTGCTGAAGCATCTCCCACAGAGATTAGAGGAGGTCTTGTGGGCACGAATGTACTCATGATCACTGGCGGACAGTTCCTCTCGTACCTTGTAAATCTCGCTTTTACAGAG GTTCCTGGGACTTGGCGCGGGATGCTTGGAGTTGCTGCAGTGCCAGCCATTATTCAGTTCTTTCTAATGCTATTACTTCCTGAATCACCACGCTGGCTTTATCTGAAG AATGATAAAGCTAAAGCTATTGCTGTGCTTGCAAAAATCTATGACCCTGACCGTTTAGAGGAGGAGATTGATATGCTTGCTGCTGCTTCCGATGATGAAGTTCAGCCTGAGAAGTCTGTCAGTTACTTTGATGTTTTCAGAGTCAAGGAAATGAGACTTGCATTTTTTGCAGGAGCTGGCCTTCAG GCTTTCCAACAGTTCACTGGGATCAACACAGTTATGTACTACAGCCCCACCATTGTCCAGATGGCTGGTTTCTCTTCCAACCAACTTGCACTGCTCCTCTCCCTTATTGTTGCAGCTACGAATGCCGCTGGGACCGTTGTTGGAATCTATCTCATTGACCGTTGCGGCAGACGCCTTTTGGCTCTCACCAGCTTGTCAGGTGTCATCATCTCCCTTCTCATACTCTCCGGGGCATTCTTTCTGCAGTCCACCAGTCTCTGTGGTCTGCACACGCTCCATGGCAACTGCGGGACCAGCCTCGGGTGGTTTGCAGTTGTAGGCCTGGCTCTATACATTGGCTTCTTCTCCCCGGGCATGGGCCCCGTACCATGGGCGGTGAACTCAGAGATCTATCCGGAGGCCTATCGTGGTGTGTGTGGGGGCATGTCGGCCACTGTAAATTGGATGTCCAACCTGATTGTGGCGCAGACATTCCTCACGGTTGTGTCTGCTGTTGGGACTGCAGGAACCTTTTTGATCATTGCTGGAGTTGCAGTGGTGGCATTCGTCTTTGTGGCACTCTTTGTGCCGGAGACTAAGGGCTTGACCTTCGAGCAGGTGGAGAGGTTGTGGAGGGAGAGGGCGTGGGGTAGTGATGGTAGTCGGCAAAGCCTCCTCGCAGCCGAGGCTTGA